Proteins encoded within one genomic window of bacterium:
- a CDS encoding tetratricopeptide repeat protein, translated as MWFACVLLIISAIKSPVDSLKSVESLFIREQYREAIKGYQSLTKFKDTAPEALYRIGECYYNLDEYEKAIDVFECILKDYKDSYLCPEAIYSLGMCWLVLGDIKEAKRYLIDEIDKFPGYTEDKRILNGRGIALFVEGKYKDALTYLEPLHTKEGLYYKAKCYSGLGAPLKAVSVYKELVNKYPGTRLSEYAFYSMGDALFENGDYTGAIKKYEDFLAEYPWTKLKHYARYKLGCSYLHESKYEKALENFYSVVNFKDPWLASHAYYQIANVLIKLGRVEEAITCYQHAKSDYPEMRVAALANIMYGQTYLLRQDTLGAQIAFQQMASIYPTGNFAGLGDYLAGTANFVQGRYIEAIEHYQRVLKLFPGSEVLIPSYAMMLFCYNQLGSYSDGVVTGASFYRILDNKEGIWVGRAKLFLAELYYYLGKYQQAQNLYDEVIKSYKALEGPAYIGKAWCILEEGRTDVAHAMLKEAYDRWGATDSSLAISSIYGWGIASFNGGNFEDAYTAFLFGVGELYPKSKLAGNAYYHGGKALASLGKYANTIQYWEKVLSDYPDCDNAPQAAFELARTYYLAGKYDNAINYYRIILNRYPDSPITREAQFQIGATYYTAHLFQDAIREFQKVVDLYPEDSLAVQAKNQIETSYYMWGQENPDALKQLIKLYPGSTVAADAQWQIAAQLYNDEKYEESIQEFQKLVVDFPESEKAAEAQYFIISIYGILGNSEKRIEECQKFLYYFPKDSKIADVYFQLGATYFNLTKYNEAIGAFEKIVNEYPNYKKYKDAGYYLGVCYKNIGEKDKGEKLIEKFKKE; from the coding sequence ATGTGGTTCGCTTGTGTTCTCCTCATTATATCAGCTATAAAGAGTCCAGTTGATAGTTTGAAATCAGTTGAATCTTTATTTATTCGTGAGCAATACAGAGAAGCTATCAAGGGATATCAAAGTCTAACAAAATTTAAAGATACTGCCCCTGAAGCTCTTTATCGTATAGGAGAATGCTATTATAATCTTGATGAATATGAGAAAGCAATTGATGTTTTTGAGTGCATTCTCAAAGATTACAAGGACTCTTACCTCTGCCCTGAGGCAATTTATTCTTTAGGTATGTGTTGGCTTGTTCTTGGTGATATAAAGGAAGCGAAAAGGTATTTAATTGATGAGATAGACAAATTCCCAGGCTATACAGAAGATAAGCGTATCTTAAATGGTAGGGGTATAGCTCTTTTTGTTGAAGGCAAGTATAAAGATGCCCTCACTTATTTAGAGCCTTTACACACAAAAGAAGGCTTATATTATAAAGCAAAATGTTACTCTGGACTAGGAGCTCCACTAAAGGCGGTTAGCGTTTATAAGGAATTAGTAAATAAATATCCTGGTACACGTCTTTCTGAATATGCTTTTTACTCAATGGGTGATGCCTTATTTGAGAATGGTGACTATACAGGTGCTATAAAGAAGTACGAAGACTTTCTCGCCGAGTATCCATGGACTAAGTTAAAACACTATGCAAGGTATAAGTTAGGTTGTTCTTATTTACACGAATCCAAATATGAGAAAGCACTTGAAAATTTTTATTCTGTGGTTAACTTCAAAGACCCATGGCTTGCCTCTCATGCTTACTATCAAATAGCCAATGTACTTATTAAGCTTGGCAGGGTTGAAGAAGCAATCACATGTTATCAGCATGCAAAATCGGACTATCCTGAAATGCGAGTTGCTGCGCTTGCAAATATAATGTATGGACAAACTTATCTTTTAAGACAGGACACACTTGGGGCACAGATTGCGTTTCAACAGATGGCCTCTATTTATCCAACTGGCAATTTTGCTGGTCTTGGTGATTATTTAGCTGGCACTGCTAACTTTGTTCAAGGTAGATATATAGAAGCAATTGAACACTACCAGCGTGTTTTAAAGTTATTCCCTGGCTCAGAAGTTCTTATTCCATCTTATGCGATGATGCTATTTTGCTACAATCAGTTAGGCAGTTACTCAGATGGAGTAGTGACTGGTGCTTCATTTTACAGAATATTAGATAATAAAGAAGGCATATGGGTAGGTAGGGCAAAACTTTTCTTAGCTGAATTGTATTATTACCTTGGTAAGTACCAGCAAGCCCAGAATTTGTACGATGAGGTCATAAAGTCTTACAAGGCTTTAGAGGGGCCTGCCTACATAGGTAAAGCATGGTGTATACTTGAGGAAGGTAGGACTGATGTAGCTCATGCTATGCTAAAGGAAGCTTATGATAGATGGGGTGCTACTGATAGCTCTCTTGCAATTTCATCCATTTACGGTTGGGGTATAGCTTCATTTAATGGCGGTAATTTTGAAGATGCATATACTGCTTTTCTATTTGGGGTAGGTGAGCTTTATCCTAAATCAAAGCTTGCCGGCAATGCTTACTATCATGGTGGGAAGGCACTTGCATCACTCGGCAAATATGCAAATACAATACAATACTGGGAGAAAGTGCTTTCAGATTATCCAGATTGTGATAACGCACCTCAGGCTGCATTTGAGCTTGCTCGTACATATTATCTCGCAGGAAAGTATGACAATGCAATCAACTATTATAGGATAATACTTAACAGATACCCTGACTCTCCAATTACACGTGAAGCCCAATTTCAGATAGGTGCTACTTATTACACTGCACACCTGTTTCAGGATGCTATACGAGAATTTCAGAAAGTTGTAGATTTATACCCAGAAGATTCACTTGCGGTTCAGGCAAAGAATCAAATAGAGACTTCTTATTATATGTGGGGACAAGAGAATCCAGATGCTTTAAAGCAACTGATTAAGCTCTACCCCGGTTCCACAGTTGCTGCTGATGCCCAATGGCAAATTGCTGCCCAACTCTACAATGATGAAAAATACGAGGAATCTATCCAAGAATTTCAAAAACTTGTAGTAGACTTTCCTGAGTCTGAAAAGGCGGCTGAAGCCCAATATTTTATAATATCAATCTATGGAATTTTAGGTAATTCAGAAAAGAGAATAGAGGAGTGCCAAAAGTTCTTATATTACTTTCCTAAAGACTCAAAAATTGCCGATGTATACTTCCAGTTGGGTGCTACTTACTTTAATCTTACTAAATATAATGAAGCTATAGGAGCATTTGAAAAAATAGTAAATGAATATCCAAATTACAAGAAATATAAGGATGCAGGCTATTATCTTGGTGTTTGCTATAAAAACATAGGCGAAAAAGATAAGGGCGAGAAGTTAATAGAAAAATTTAAAAAAGAGTGA
- a CDS encoding FlgD immunoglobulin-like domain containing protein: MKSKSLKVKKSKSYRLQFCILHFTFCILFSNLARGAGGDAGQYGAFLTYWGCGARSLGMVGALSGLADDVEAVYFNPAGLVQLNTHELSFMHSVLFAGTGTSFDALTYGCPVSASSALGTSLLQLYTPGIGLGKTGIKYTDRQVGWLLSYSRKLFGSLCVGGNAKIFYHSIAEWNGLGWGMDFGFLLFPNSKFSYGLNVQNVIKPGIKLASQRVTFPTVLNTGLSLRPYGDRFLLGIDMLWSEYRKPTFGFGLEYKPFSILHLRAGVNQAVAGFGFGVCKDQIRYIARIDYACVLPYSTGGGFLPAHNLSLSLTFGGYRARARSTTIAFSPISGEGENVAWLYLDIAPKTKVKRWQVLIKDETGTVVRKIGAWGEPPYRISWDGKDDNALLVPDGRYYYTLQVVEKTGKSWVADGFLSTLSTVGPPGTVIVKPKGEAPEFILEHREEQKKQLPEKKSEKGE, from the coding sequence ATGAAGTCTAAAAGTCTAAAAGTAAAGAAGTCCAAAAGTTACAGGTTACAATTTTGCATTTTGCATTTTACATTTTGCATTTTGTTTTCCAATCTTGCCCGTGGGGCTGGTGGTGATGCTGGTCAATATGGAGCATTTCTCACTTACTGGGGCTGTGGGGCAAGGTCGCTTGGGATGGTAGGTGCCTTATCTGGGCTTGCAGATGACGTAGAGGCTGTATATTTCAATCCGGCAGGTCTTGTCCAGTTAAACACTCATGAACTGTCTTTTATGCACTCGGTATTGTTTGCAGGGACTGGTACGAGTTTTGATGCATTAACATATGGATGTCCAGTTTCTGCAAGCTCAGCATTAGGAACTTCTTTACTGCAATTATATACACCAGGAATAGGACTCGGCAAGACAGGAATTAAATATACTGACCGTCAAGTTGGATGGTTACTCAGTTACTCTCGTAAGCTATTTGGTTCTCTTTGTGTAGGTGGCAATGCTAAGATTTTCTATCATTCAATTGCTGAATGGAATGGGTTAGGTTGGGGTATGGATTTTGGCTTTTTACTTTTCCCTAATAGCAAATTTTCTTATGGTCTAAATGTCCAAAATGTGATAAAACCAGGAATTAAACTTGCTTCTCAAAGAGTGACATTTCCAACTGTGTTAAACACGGGGCTCTCATTGAGGCCTTACGGAGACAGGTTTTTGCTTGGTATTGATATGCTATGGTCAGAGTATAGGAAGCCAACTTTTGGATTTGGGCTTGAGTACAAGCCTTTCAGCATTTTGCACTTGAGGGCAGGTGTTAATCAAGCAGTTGCTGGTTTCGGATTTGGGGTATGTAAAGACCAAATAAGATATATAGCGAGAATAGACTATGCTTGTGTCCTTCCGTATTCAACTGGTGGTGGCTTTTTGCCAGCTCATAATCTTTCACTCTCACTTACTTTTGGTGGCTATAGAGCGAGAGCTCGTTCCACAACTATTGCTTTTTCACCAATTTCTGGTGAAGGTGAAAATGTAGCCTGGCTTTATCTTGACATTGCACCCAAGACAAAAGTCAAGAGGTGGCAGGTCCTAATAAAAGATGAGACAGGAACTGTAGTCCGTAAAATTGGTGCCTGGGGTGAGCCTCCTTACCGTATTTCATGGGATGGCAAAGATGACAATGCACTACTTGTTCCAGATGGCAGATATTACTACACCCTCCAAGTAGTAGAGAAAACAGGAAAATCATGGGTAGCCGACGGCTTCCTCTCTACCTTATCTACAGTAGGACCACCGGGAACAGTTATTGTAAAGCCTAAAGGTGAGGCTCCTGAATTTATATTAGAACACCGTGAAGAACAAAAAAAGCAACTACCAGAAAAGAAGTCAGAAAAGGGTGAGTAA
- the ftsZ gene encoding cell division protein FtsZ, with amino-acid sequence MKDSALTRKDKAGNMRFQFAPICGGVSQYTPTLKIKVIGVGGGGCNFVNTMVEAGIDGVDFIATNTDIQALSTSRAPYRVQIGVNLTGGLGAGGDPNIGRKAIEENRAEIIEMLKGANLVFITCGMGGGTGTGASPIIAQLVKELGAFAISVVTKPFESEGIHRMNQAMEGICELKKYTDVVIVIPNQKLFSMVRMDTPFLDAFRVVDQVLAQIIRGISGIITRPGLVNVDFADIRAVMSEPGDIIVGIGRAKGKDRAINAVNQAINSPFIDETGIMGTKGILVNIIGGKDLTICEVNDILSTIQEKSNSTANIVFGACFDNNIQEDIEITLIATGIKLERKVEENFKVPAFKRKMKSLGGHLNSINRNNLDRSSLHHHQNGLKLQEFNLFKSKKTCFVE; translated from the coding sequence ATGAAAGACTCAGCCTTGACTCGCAAGGACAAGGCAGGTAACATGCGATTCCAATTTGCACCCATTTGTGGGGGCGTATCACAATACACACCTACATTAAAGATTAAGGTGATTGGAGTAGGTGGAGGTGGTTGTAACTTCGTTAATACTATGGTTGAAGCAGGAATTGATGGTGTAGATTTTATTGCTACAAACACCGACATTCAAGCCCTTTCAACCTCACGTGCTCCCTATAGAGTTCAGATTGGTGTAAATTTGACAGGTGGACTCGGTGCTGGTGGTGACCCTAACATAGGAAGGAAGGCAATAGAAGAGAATCGTGCCGAAATAATAGAGATGCTTAAAGGTGCAAATTTAGTTTTCATAACTTGTGGTATGGGGGGCGGCACTGGTACTGGTGCTTCTCCTATAATAGCTCAGCTCGTAAAGGAGTTAGGTGCTTTTGCAATTAGTGTAGTAACAAAGCCGTTTGAGTCTGAAGGCATCCATCGTATGAACCAAGCAATGGAAGGAATATGTGAACTAAAGAAATATACAGATGTAGTCATTGTTATTCCTAACCAAAAATTATTCTCTATGGTAAGGATGGATACTCCCTTTTTAGATGCATTTAGAGTTGTAGACCAAGTATTAGCTCAAATAATACGTGGGATATCAGGAATAATCACTCGCCCCGGGCTTGTCAATGTTGATTTTGCCGACATTCGTGCAGTAATGTCAGAGCCTGGCGATATAATTGTAGGGATAGGCAGGGCAAAAGGAAAGGACAGAGCTATTAATGCAGTGAATCAAGCTATAAACTCACCTTTTATTGATGAGACAGGGATAATGGGAACAAAGGGTATTTTAGTAAATATAATAGGGGGTAAAGACCTCACTATTTGTGAAGTAAACGATATTTTATCAACCATCCAGGAAAAGTCCAACTCTACCGCAAACATTGTATTTGGAGCTTGTTTTGATAATAATATTCAAGAGGATATTGAAATTACTCTAATCGCAACGGGTATAAAATTGGAAAGAAAGGTAGAGGAAAATTTTAAAGTCCCCGCATTTAAAAGGAAGATGAAATCTCTTGGAGGACATCTTAATTCTATAAACCGCAACAATCTCGACCGCTCTTCTCTTCATCATCATCAAAATGGTCTCAAATTGCAAGAGTTTAATTTATTTAAGTCAAAAAAGACTTGCTTTGTTGAATAA
- a CDS encoding biopolymer transporter ExbD produces the protein MKVRRAVMNLSPLCDISFTILMTLMVTIPIIAIPSKIKVDLPEARTVEQREEDNITVTVSAEGLIAVCDIDTTIEEAMKILESKIKAEPDKMVIIRADKYVRHGVVLDILRAAKVFGAKRVGIATEQKGRK, from the coding sequence ATGAAGGTCCGTAGAGCAGTGATGAATCTATCACCTTTATGTGATATCTCCTTTACAATTCTGATGACTTTGATGGTCACCATCCCAATAATAGCAATACCCAGTAAAATAAAAGTTGACCTCCCTGAAGCTCGCACAGTTGAGCAGCGTGAGGAGGATAACATAACTGTAACTGTTTCTGCTGAAGGCTTGATTGCAGTTTGTGATATAGATACCACTATTGAGGAAGCAATGAAAATACTTGAATCTAAAATAAAAGCTGAACCTGACAAAATGGTTATCATTCGGGCAGATAAATACGTTCGTCATGGCGTAGTCCTTGACATTTTGAGGGCTGCAAAAGTTTTTGGTGCTAAAAGAGTGGGAATAGCAACAGAACAAAAAGGTAGAAAATAG
- a CDS encoding YbaB/EbfC family nucleoid-associated protein, translating into MADFDQIFKKIQEAQHVITTIQSELKSKRIEGSAGGGLVKIVVNGNQDVIEVNISPELIKLKDLRFLEDLIKAASNDARQKAQEEVQGLISRYIGTGLNVEDLKTLFLKK; encoded by the coding sequence GTGGCAGATTTTGACCAAATATTTAAGAAGATTCAGGAAGCCCAGCATGTAATTACAACTATCCAATCAGAGTTAAAGAGCAAACGAATTGAGGGCTCTGCTGGTGGTGGCCTTGTAAAAATAGTGGTTAATGGGAATCAGGATGTAATTGAAGTTAACATTTCACCTGAACTTATCAAGTTGAAAGACTTGAGATTCCTTGAAGACCTAATAAAGGCTGCATCAAACGATGCTCGTCAAAAGGCACAAGAGGAAGTTCAAGGCTTAATATCCCGATACATCGGGACTGGACTCAATGTTGAAGACTTAAAGACATTATTTTTAAAAAAATGA
- a CDS encoding energy transducer TonB, with protein MDRRYIICLSIAAFLHGTGIFFFQFQKELQERSKRKIYGIEYVEEREKKKEIEKKREERKEEERKLITPKEPTVGLKEKLKDMFEKKEKLEQKISEEDLKKLAQIARPLEVAKPEEIIDVSKMIELHKTQVAINIDQYEKLDIGETGEIEVLRISKSQKTTQEILQEDRIVLPRAATLEKRVGIWTTPGTALPGGEGGKIELERAKASDIRKEQEEFKRAFTESKKPTLLEEIKPAEKPKPKTEVQISGELKDREQLEAPLPHYPDWALRRGISAFLQLQLKVGPDGKMIGMALVISTTGYPDWDNQVINWIRERWKWKELPITTSGYISFRFVIG; from the coding sequence GTGGATAGAAGATATATCATATGCCTGTCAATTGCAGCATTCCTGCATGGAACAGGTATATTCTTTTTCCAATTCCAAAAAGAGCTGCAGGAACGCTCTAAAAGAAAGATATACGGAATAGAATATGTAGAGGAGCGTGAGAAGAAAAAAGAAATAGAGAAAAAAAGAGAAGAAAGAAAAGAGGAAGAACGTAAACTAATAACTCCAAAGGAACCAACAGTAGGGCTAAAGGAAAAATTAAAGGATATGTTTGAAAAGAAAGAGAAACTTGAACAAAAGATATCTGAAGAGGATTTAAAAAAGCTCGCCCAAATAGCACGTCCGTTAGAAGTAGCAAAACCCGAAGAAATAATAGATGTGTCTAAAATGATAGAACTGCACAAAACCCAAGTAGCTATAAATATAGATCAGTACGAGAAGCTCGATATAGGTGAAACTGGTGAGATAGAGGTTTTAAGAATTAGCAAATCACAGAAGACGACGCAAGAAATATTACAAGAAGATAGAATCGTCCTTCCAAGAGCTGCGACTCTGGAAAAGAGAGTAGGAATATGGACTACGCCAGGAACTGCTTTACCTGGTGGTGAGGGCGGCAAAATAGAACTTGAGCGTGCAAAGGCATCCGACATCCGGAAAGAACAGGAAGAGTTTAAGCGTGCCTTCACTGAATCTAAAAAACCTACTTTATTAGAAGAGATAAAACCGGCTGAGAAACCAAAGCCAAAAACTGAAGTTCAGATATCAGGTGAGCTTAAAGACAGAGAACAACTTGAAGCCCCTCTCCCCCATTATCCGGATTGGGCATTACGGCGTGGTATATCTGCTTTTTTACAACTTCAGTTAAAAGTAGGACCTGATGGCAAAATGATAGGAATGGCACTGGTAATATCTACAACAGGTTATCCTGATTGGGATAATCAAGTGATAAACTGGATAAGGGAACGTTGGAAATGGAAAGAGCTCCCTATAACAACATCGGGCTATATCTCTTTTCGTTTTGTAATTGGTTAG
- a CDS encoding MotA/TolQ/ExbB proton channel family protein, with protein sequence MQIIGIPILKLVINPSIAILEFLAVVAIVIIIERWISLRRVKFDTKEFMESIKIALAKGGVKKALKVCESAYHPLANVIANGLAHAELGRDDVYDAIEEAHTKERGILEKRVGILSITAFIAPLLGLLGTVIGIIQAFSAMAAAGGADPAAMLSGIAVALLTTAIGIIIAVPAAITFGMFSGRVDALSSEIEIGSKELVITLSEHIWKTQKS encoded by the coding sequence ATGCAAATTATAGGTATTCCAATATTAAAGCTTGTAATAAACCCATCGATAGCTATTCTCGAATTCCTGGCAGTAGTTGCTATAGTTATAATAATTGAGAGATGGATTAGTTTAAGGAGAGTAAAGTTTGATACCAAAGAATTTATGGAAAGTATAAAAATTGCGCTTGCCAAAGGTGGTGTCAAGAAAGCCCTAAAAGTATGCGAATCTGCGTATCATCCTCTTGCTAATGTGATTGCAAATGGGCTTGCGCATGCAGAACTTGGGCGTGACGATGTTTACGATGCTATTGAGGAAGCACATACAAAAGAACGTGGAATACTTGAGAAAAGGGTAGGTATCCTATCAATAACTGCGTTCATTGCCCCTCTTCTTGGTCTTTTAGGTACAGTAATAGGTATTATTCAAGCATTCTCTGCTATGGCAGCAGCTGGTGGTGCTGACCCTGCAGCTATGTTATCAGGTATTGCTGTAGCTCTCCTTACAACTGCAATTGGGATTATCATTGCAGTACCTGCTGCTATAACATTTGGTATGTTCTCAGGTAGAGTAGATGCACTTAGTTCAGAAATAGAGATAGGTAGTAAAGAACTTGTTATAACACTTTCTGAACACATTTGGAAGACCCAAAAATCTTAA
- a CDS encoding MotA/TolQ/ExbB proton channel family protein: MFERSVYFAKLKLKTSSFLKRIRSLIQNGELKEAVEYCNSTNHPIGRMTKDIIQFAGLPRGEILKGIEKTQLRERASLESHVGVLSIISFIAPLLGLLGTVIGIVHAFSSMAATGGGTPTAMMAGIAVALLTTAIGIIIAVPSAIAFGFFSGKVDAVKDEMKIVGSSILRVLSQANLIDKTVSEKIRRKLTIILERPNPSEASEALVPGINVALLIICFFMIFIPNMYQTNITVSAPALTRAQPEQDEKKTELKLNIHIDKAGMVYINNEKMPPDTAIQNELIRQLLLRSIDRLCVISADEGLYHYQVVDMIDRATQCGAEKVCLLKRKT, from the coding sequence ATGTTTGAAAGGTCTGTATACTTTGCAAAACTTAAATTAAAGACTTCGTCCTTCTTAAAACGGATAAGGAGCTTAATTCAGAACGGTGAACTAAAAGAAGCTGTGGAGTACTGTAATTCAACAAATCACCCTATAGGAAGGATGACAAAAGATATAATCCAATTTGCTGGCCTGCCAAGGGGTGAAATTTTAAAAGGGATTGAGAAAACGCAATTAAGGGAAAGAGCATCTCTTGAGTCACATGTAGGTGTTCTCTCTATAATTTCCTTCATTGCTCCATTACTTGGGCTATTAGGGACAGTTATAGGTATTGTACACGCTTTTTCATCTATGGCAGCAACTGGTGGTGGCACTCCAACTGCAATGATGGCTGGGATAGCTGTAGCATTATTAACAACTGCAATTGGTATTATTATAGCTGTTCCATCAGCTATAGCATTTGGGTTCTTCTCTGGTAAAGTAGATGCCGTAAAGGATGAGATGAAAATCGTGGGTAGTTCAATATTAAGGGTTTTATCTCAAGCTAATTTAATAGATAAAACTGTATCTGAGAAAATAAGGAGGAAACTTACTATCATCTTAGAGAGACCAAATCCATCTGAAGCCTCAGAAGCACTTGTTCCAGGTATAAATGTAGCACTCCTTATTATTTGCTTTTTTATGATATTTATCCCTAACATGTATCAGACAAATATAACAGTTTCAGCCCCTGCTTTAACAAGAGCACAACCTGAGCAAGACGAAAAGAAGACAGAGCTTAAACTTAATATTCATATTGATAAAGCTGGTATGGTTTATATAAATAATGAAAAGATGCCACCTGATACTGCAATCCAAAACGAGCTTATACGTCAACTATTGCTAAGGAGTATAGACCGTCTATGTGTAATCTCAGCTGATGAAGGTCTTTACCATTACCAAGTGGTTGATATGATAGACCGTGCAACCCAATGTGGAGCTGAGAAAGTCTGTCTTCTAAAACGAAAAACATAA
- the dnaX gene encoding DNA polymerase III subunit gamma/tau, producing MYQVFVLKYRPQTFDEVIGQPHITQTIINGIRANRIASAYLFAGPRGVGKTTMARILAKALNCAQGPTPTPCNLCKSCQSIRDGRSLDVFEIDGASNRGIDEIRELRERVRYVPTHSRYKIYIIDEVHMLTEPAFNALLKTLEEPPKHVVFVFATTAPYKIPFTILSRCQRFNFRKIGVNEIITQINKVATLEGVEIEESASHLIAQKVDGSLRDALGMFDQLIPYAQGKIKEKDVQDVLGLPETTIFFKLVDSIVQRDLSSILTLVRTTIDRGVAPKEFIDGLIDHLRTIFLIKVGAYCNTPLHEEPEFLDPYIKQASQFDSHHILRIIKFLFDTEKEMRGVLSPEIYLEQALVRVSSCTQVSIDEILSHLGEVSPRAAESVESILPAESAPQEPSFEAIWKSLIKKIEEENPSLSSFLIQGTPVGLSNGELLVTYRNEFFKTKVEEKLSLIENKLSEITNEPIHIVFGYHSKPGSLLDEPIVQKAIKIFNAEPIKP from the coding sequence GTGTATCAGGTTTTTGTCCTTAAATACAGACCGCAAACCTTTGATGAGGTAATTGGGCAACCTCATATTACACAGACTATTATAAATGGGATAAGAGCTAACCGGATTGCCTCAGCTTACCTATTCGCTGGTCCTAGAGGAGTAGGCAAGACTACTATGGCAAGAATACTTGCAAAAGCGTTAAATTGTGCTCAAGGGCCAACTCCTACGCCCTGCAACTTATGCAAGTCATGCCAATCGATTCGAGACGGTAGGTCGCTTGATGTTTTTGAAATTGATGGTGCATCTAATCGTGGTATTGATGAGATAAGAGAATTAAGAGAAAGAGTGAGGTATGTACCTACTCACAGCCGATATAAAATATATATAATTGATGAAGTACATATGTTAACTGAACCAGCCTTCAATGCGTTACTTAAAACACTTGAGGAACCACCAAAGCATGTGGTTTTTGTATTTGCTACTACTGCTCCGTACAAAATACCATTTACAATCCTTTCACGGTGTCAAAGGTTTAATTTTAGAAAAATTGGTGTGAATGAGATAATTACCCAAATAAATAAAGTAGCCACACTTGAAGGAGTGGAGATTGAAGAGAGTGCCTCTCATTTGATAGCCCAAAAAGTAGACGGCTCATTACGTGATGCATTGGGTATGTTTGACCAACTTATTCCATATGCTCAAGGCAAGATAAAGGAAAAAGATGTGCAAGATGTATTGGGATTGCCTGAAACTACTATTTTCTTTAAACTTGTGGACTCAATTGTTCAAAGAGATTTGTCTTCTATACTTACCTTAGTCCGAACTACAATAGACCGGGGAGTTGCCCCAAAAGAGTTCATTGATGGTCTTATCGATCATCTACGGACTATTTTTCTCATTAAAGTAGGGGCGTATTGCAATACACCCCTACACGAGGAGCCTGAATTTTTAGACCCGTATATAAAACAAGCAAGTCAGTTTGATTCACACCACATTTTGAGAATTATAAAGTTCTTGTTTGATACAGAAAAAGAAATGCGTGGTGTTTTATCTCCAGAAATATATTTAGAGCAGGCTTTAGTAAGAGTTTCAAGTTGTACCCAGGTCTCAATTGATGAAATTTTATCTCATCTTGGTGAGGTATCACCCCGAGCTGCTGAATCTGTCGAGTCTATCCTCCCAGCCGAATCTGCACCCCAAGAACCATCTTTTGAAGCTATATGGAAATCACTTATAAAGAAGATAGAGGAAGAAAATCCTTCCCTTAGTAGTTTTCTTATTCAGGGTACTCCAGTTGGACTCTCAAATGGAGAGCTCCTTGTTACATATAGGAATGAATTTTTCAAAACTAAAGTAGAAGAAAAACTATCGCTCATCGAAAATAAGCTCTCCGAAATTACTAATGAACCCATTCATATCGTATTTGGGTATCATAGTAAACCAGGTAGCTTATTAGACGAGCCAATAGTTCAAAAAGCAATTAAGATATTTAATGCAGAGCCAATAAAACCATAA